In a genomic window of Pseudomonas putida:
- the kynA gene encoding tryptophan 2,3-dioxygenase — protein sequence MSQCPYSSANPPEEWHNAELNFSDSMSYGDYLDLGRILSAQHPLSPDHNEMLFIIQHQTSELWMKLMLHELKAAREHVRLGELPPAFKMLARVSRIFDQLVHAWTVLATMTPTEYHSIRPFLGQSSGFQSFQYREIEFILGNKSATLLRPHAHRPELLAELEKAIATPSLYDEAIRLLANAGLTIDPQRCARDPSRPTEHDSSVEAAWREVYTDPTRYWDLYQLAEKFIDLEDSFRQWRFRHVTTVERIIGFQPGTGGTEGVGYLRKMLDTVLFPELWRLRSTL from the coding sequence ATGAGCCAATGCCCTTATTCGTCGGCCAATCCTCCAGAGGAATGGCACAACGCCGAGCTGAATTTCTCCGACTCCATGAGCTACGGCGACTACCTGGACCTGGGGCGCATCCTCAGCGCCCAGCATCCCTTGTCGCCGGACCACAACGAGATGCTGTTCATCATTCAGCACCAGACCTCCGAGCTGTGGATGAAGCTGATGCTGCACGAGCTCAAGGCCGCCCGCGAACACGTGCGCCTGGGCGAGTTGCCGCCGGCGTTCAAGATGCTGGCGCGGGTCTCGCGCATCTTTGATCAGCTGGTGCATGCCTGGACCGTGCTGGCGACCATGACGCCCACCGAGTACCACTCGATCCGGCCATTTCTGGGGCAGTCGTCGGGGTTCCAGTCGTTTCAGTATCGGGAGATCGAGTTCATTCTCGGCAACAAGAGCGCGACCCTGCTGCGCCCCCATGCCCATCGCCCTGAGCTGCTGGCGGAGCTGGAAAAGGCGATTGCCACGCCTTCGCTGTACGACGAGGCGATTCGCCTGTTGGCCAATGCCGGCCTGACAATCGACCCGCAACGTTGCGCGCGTGACCCGTCTCGCCCGACCGAACATGACAGCTCGGTCGAAGCCGCCTGGCGTGAGGTCTACACCGACCCGACGCGTTACTGGGACCTCTACCAACTCGCGGAGAAGTTCATCGACCTGGAAGACTCGTTCCGTCAATGGCGCTTCCGGCATGTCACCACGGTGGAGCGGATCATCGGCTTTCAACCGGGCACCGGTGGCACGGAAGGCGTCGGCTACCTGCGCAAGATGCTCGATACCGTGCTGTTCCCCGAACTGTGGCGACTGCGCTCAACGCTCTAG
- a CDS encoding amino acid permease — translation MADEILQTGTLKRGLKNRHIQLIALGGAIGTGLFLGSAGVLKSAGPSMILGYAIAGFIAFLIMRQLGEMIVEEPVAGSFSHFAHNYWGSFAGFLSGWNYWVLYVLVGMAELTAVGKYIQFWWPEVPTWVSAAVFFVLVNLINTLNVKIFGEMEFWFAIIKVVAIIGMIALGCYMLFSGTGGPQASVSNLWDHGGFFPNGYDGLLMAMAFIMFSFGGLELVGITAAEASEPRKVIPKAINQVVYRVLIFYVGALTVLLSLYPWDQLLQTLGASGDAYSGSPFVQIFSLIGSDTAAQILNFVVLTAALSVYNSGVYCNSRMLYGLAEQGDAPKALMKLNKQGVPLLALGISALITMLAVVVNYVAPHEALELLFALVVASLMINWALISLTHLKFRKAMGQRGIVPGFKAFWSPYTNFLCLAFMAVIIYVMWMIPGIRASVYAIPVWIAIIYVFYRIRMARHRDLPVTQ, via the coding sequence ATGGCGGACGAAATATTGCAAACGGGCACACTCAAGCGGGGGTTGAAGAATCGACACATTCAACTGATCGCCCTGGGTGGCGCCATTGGTACCGGGCTGTTCCTGGGGTCTGCCGGGGTACTCAAGTCCGCCGGGCCATCGATGATTCTCGGCTACGCGATCGCCGGCTTCATCGCCTTCCTGATCATGCGCCAGCTGGGCGAGATGATTGTCGAGGAGCCGGTCGCCGGCTCCTTCAGTCATTTTGCCCACAACTACTGGGGCAGCTTTGCCGGCTTCCTGTCGGGCTGGAACTACTGGGTGCTGTATGTGCTGGTGGGCATGGCGGAGCTGACGGCCGTCGGCAAATACATCCAGTTCTGGTGGCCGGAAGTGCCCACCTGGGTCAGCGCCGCGGTGTTCTTCGTGCTGGTCAACCTGATCAACACCCTGAACGTGAAGATCTTCGGCGAGATGGAATTCTGGTTCGCGATCATCAAGGTGGTGGCAATCATCGGCATGATCGCCCTGGGCTGCTACATGCTGTTCAGCGGCACCGGCGGCCCGCAGGCCTCGGTGAGCAACCTGTGGGACCACGGCGGGTTCTTCCCCAACGGCTACGACGGCCTGCTGATGGCGATGGCGTTCATCATGTTCTCTTTCGGTGGCCTGGAACTGGTCGGCATCACTGCCGCCGAAGCGAGCGAGCCGCGCAAGGTGATTCCCAAGGCCATCAACCAGGTGGTTTACCGGGTGCTGATTTTCTACGTCGGCGCCCTCACCGTGCTGTTGTCGCTGTACCCGTGGGACCAGCTGTTGCAAACCCTGGGCGCCTCGGGCGATGCCTACAGCGGCAGCCCGTTCGTGCAGATCTTCTCCTTGATCGGCAGCGACACCGCCGCTCAGATCCTCAACTTCGTGGTACTGACCGCCGCGTTGTCGGTCTACAACAGCGGCGTCTACTGCAACAGCCGCATGCTCTACGGCCTGGCCGAACAGGGCGATGCACCCAAGGCGCTGATGAAGCTGAACAAGCAGGGCGTGCCGTTGCTGGCGCTGGGCATTTCGGCTTTGATCACGATGCTGGCGGTGGTGGTCAACTACGTCGCACCCCATGAAGCGCTGGAACTGCTGTTTGCCCTGGTGGTTGCGTCCCTGATGATCAACTGGGCGCTGATCAGCCTGACGCACCTGAAGTTCCGCAAGGCCATGGGCCAGCGCGGCATCGTGCCGGGCTTCAAGGCCTTCTGGTCGCCGTACACCAACTTCCTGTGCCTGGCGTTCATGGCGGTGATCATTTACGTGATGTGGATGATTCCGGGGATTCGCGCTTCGGTCTATGCGATACCGGTGTGGATCGCGATCATCTATGTGTTCTATCGGATCCGCATGGCTCGGCATCGCGATCTGCCAGTGACGCAGTAA
- the kynB gene encoding arylformamidase — protein MKKTMSWWDISPPLSAATPTWPGDTPFQEERVWTYGPECPVNVGRITLSPHTGAHVDAPLHYSPEGAPIGEVSLDVYMGPCRVLHCLDSGALVQPEQLQGRLANLPERVLLRTYRQAPLSTWDPDFTAVAKETVELLASQGVRLIGIDTPSLDPQQSKTMDSHNAVARHGMAILEGIVLDEVPEGDYELIALPLRFAHLDASPVRAILRPLNSSPYEEAAQ, from the coding sequence ATGAAAAAAACAATGTCGTGGTGGGACATCAGCCCGCCCTTGAGTGCCGCCACACCGACCTGGCCCGGTGACACGCCGTTTCAGGAAGAGCGCGTGTGGACCTACGGGCCCGAGTGCCCGGTGAATGTCGGGCGCATTACCTTGTCGCCACACACCGGCGCCCACGTCGATGCGCCGCTGCACTACAGCCCCGAAGGCGCGCCGATTGGCGAGGTCTCGCTGGATGTCTACATGGGGCCTTGTCGAGTCCTGCATTGCCTGGACAGCGGCGCGCTGGTGCAGCCAGAACAACTGCAGGGTCGATTGGCCAACCTGCCCGAACGCGTCCTGCTGCGTACTTACCGGCAAGCGCCGCTGAGCACCTGGGACCCTGACTTCACGGCGGTCGCCAAGGAAACGGTCGAGCTGCTGGCCAGCCAGGGCGTACGGCTGATCGGCATCGATACGCCGTCGCTGGACCCGCAGCAATCGAAAACCATGGACTCGCACAATGCCGTGGCGCGTCACGGTATGGCGATCCTCGAGGGCATCGTCCTGGATGAAGTGCCGGAAGGGGATTACGAGTTGATCGCGCTGCCGCTGCGTTTTGCCCATCTCGACGCCAGCCCGGTCAGGGCCATTTTGCGTCCACTGAATTCGTCGCCATACGAGGAGGCTGCCCAATGA
- the antB gene encoding anthranilate 1,2-dioxygenase small subunit — MNAQLQYQIEQFFYRKSELCDAQDWDAYVALFDPQSEFHLPQWDSEHVYTQDPKREMSLIYYANRSGLEDRVFRLRTGKSASATPMPRTLHLINNVRIDELAGGELDVRLNWHTLFYRLATSEQFYGRATYRLKPHGDSWLITRKHALLLNDTINSVLDFYHL, encoded by the coding sequence ATGAATGCGCAATTGCAGTACCAGATCGAACAGTTCTTCTATCGCAAGTCCGAACTGTGCGATGCCCAGGATTGGGACGCCTACGTCGCGCTGTTCGACCCGCAAAGCGAATTTCACCTGCCGCAATGGGACTCCGAACACGTCTACACCCAGGACCCCAAGCGTGAAATGTCGCTGATCTACTACGCCAACCGCTCGGGCCTGGAAGACCGCGTGTTCCGCCTGCGCACGGGCAAGTCCGCCTCGGCGACGCCCATGCCGCGCACCTTGCACCTGATCAATAACGTACGGATCGACGAACTGGCCGGCGGCGAGCTGGACGTGCGCCTGAACTGGCACACGCTGTTCTATCGCCTGGCCACGTCCGAGCAGTTCTATGGCCGCGCGACCTACCGCCTCAAGCCCCACGGCGACAGCTGGCTGATCACGCGCAAGCATGCGCTGCTGCTCAACGACACCATCAACTCGGTACTCGACTTCTACCACCTCTGA
- the antA gene encoding anthranilate 1,2-dioxygenase large subunit — translation MSGEKNVEQWKAFIEGCLDFRPAEGVFRIARDIFTEPQLFDLEMELIFEKNWIYACHESELANNHDFVTMRAGRQPMIITRDGDGQLNALINACQHRGTTLTRVGKGNQSTFTCPFHAWCYKSDGRLVKVKAPGEYPEGFDKATRGLKKARIESYKGFVFISLDVHGTNSLEDFLGDSKVFFDMMVAQSPTGELEVLPGKSAYTYDGNWKLQNENGLDGYHVSTVHYNYVATVQHRQQVNSENGSASSTLDYSKLGAGDANTDDGWFAFNNGHSVLFSDMPNPSVRSGYATIMPRLIEEHGQQKAEWMMHRLRNLNIYPSLFFLDQISSQLRIIRPLAWNKTEIISQCIGVKNESDADRENRIRQFEDFFNVSGMGTPDDLVEFREAQRGFQARLERWSDISRGSHQWATGPTPNSEAIGIAPAMTGTEFTHEGLYVNQHSNWQKFLLDGLDAKSLKLREVQ, via the coding sequence ATGAGTGGCGAAAAGAACGTCGAGCAGTGGAAAGCGTTTATCGAAGGCTGCCTGGATTTCCGTCCGGCCGAGGGCGTGTTCCGCATCGCCCGGGACATCTTCACCGAACCGCAGTTGTTCGATCTGGAGATGGAACTGATCTTCGAGAAGAACTGGATCTACGCCTGCCATGAAAGCGAGCTGGCCAACAACCACGACTTCGTGACGATGCGCGCCGGGCGCCAGCCGATGATCATCACCCGTGACGGTGACGGCCAGCTCAATGCGTTGATCAACGCCTGCCAGCATCGCGGTACCACGCTGACCCGTGTCGGCAAGGGCAACCAGTCGACCTTCACCTGCCCCTTCCACGCCTGGTGCTACAAGAGCGACGGCCGCTTGGTCAAGGTCAAGGCGCCGGGCGAGTACCCCGAAGGTTTCGACAAGGCCACACGCGGCCTGAAGAAAGCCCGTATCGAAAGCTACAAGGGCTTCGTGTTCATCAGCCTGGACGTGCACGGGACCAACAGCCTGGAAGACTTCCTCGGTGATTCGAAAGTGTTCTTCGACATGATGGTCGCCCAGTCGCCGACCGGTGAGCTGGAGGTGCTGCCGGGCAAGTCGGCCTACACCTACGACGGCAACTGGAAACTGCAGAACGAAAACGGCCTGGACGGTTATCACGTCAGCACCGTGCACTACAACTACGTGGCCACGGTGCAGCATCGCCAACAGGTCAACAGCGAAAACGGCAGCGCCAGCAGCACCCTCGACTACAGCAAGCTAGGCGCCGGCGACGCCAATACCGACGACGGCTGGTTCGCCTTCAACAACGGCCACAGCGTGTTGTTCAGCGACATGCCCAACCCGTCCGTGCGTTCCGGTTACGCGACGATCATGCCGCGCCTGATCGAAGAACACGGCCAGCAAAAGGCCGAATGGATGATGCATCGCCTGCGCAACCTGAACATTTATCCGAGCCTGTTCTTCCTCGACCAGATCAGCTCGCAACTGCGCATCATCCGCCCGCTGGCGTGGAACAAGACCGAAATCATCAGCCAGTGCATCGGGGTGAAAAACGAGTCGGACGCCGACCGCGAAAACCGCATCCGCCAGTTCGAGGATTTCTTCAACGTCTCGGGCATGGGCACCCCCGACGATCTGGTGGAATTCCGCGAGGCCCAGCGCGGCTTCCAGGCCCGCCTGGAACGCTGGAGTGATATCTCCCGTGGCAGTCACCAATGGGCCACCGGCCCCACGCCCAACAGCGAAGCCATCGGCATCGCCCCGGCCATGACCGGCACCGAATTCACCCACGAAGGGCTGTACGTCAATCAGCACAGCAACTGGCAGAAATTCCTGCTCGACGGCCTGGACGCCAAATCCCTGAAACTCCGTGAGGTGCAATGA
- a CDS encoding cupin domain-containing protein → MTANSPITVLRDTHPLPVLDACKWEKLEGDPHTVNLNAYTSEDGNKIMGTWICTPGKWYVEYVKWEYCDFREGYCIITPEGKEPIHLRAGDIFVIEPGMKGTWEVVETVRKYFVFA, encoded by the coding sequence ATGACCGCCAACTCACCGATTACCGTACTTCGCGACACCCACCCGCTGCCGGTGCTCGACGCCTGCAAATGGGAAAAACTCGAAGGCGACCCGCACACCGTCAACCTCAACGCCTACACCAGCGAAGACGGCAACAAGATCATGGGCACCTGGATCTGCACGCCGGGCAAGTGGTACGTGGAATACGTGAAGTGGGAATACTGCGACTTCCGCGAGGGCTACTGCATCATCACCCCTGAAGGCAAAGAGCCGATCCACCTGCGTGCCGGCGACATTTTCGTCATCGAACCGGGGATGAAAGGCACCTGGGAAGTGGTGGAGACCGTACGCAAGTATTTTGTCTTCGCCTGA
- a CDS encoding AraC family transcriptional regulator, translated as MSSKTDPHVHDIRVDSDDLEAARSWMSGICGPHRLVSTTPERIRFHHTANTFKSMATTLGTIEYGTDVTIDIEDPEHFSSYSLSLPLSGEQELSKDGSVVRSDRDQGVIISPYENQLLAISGDCRKVQVVITRVAMSESLENLLQRPVDMPLRFEPVMDAVGGASASWWRMARYFIEELERSSELYDQVAFTRDIESSLIKGLILAQPNNYSEELRQVLGVKLPHYLIRARQYIHDNAREALHLEDIEAAAGVSRFKLFEAFRKYFALSPMAYLKKHRLNAVRQEILEQGSARNISAIAMGWGFTHLGRFSAEYRKLFDESPSMTLQRHDARRMRGY; from the coding sequence ATGAGCAGCAAGACCGATCCGCATGTTCACGATATTCGTGTCGACAGCGACGACCTGGAAGCCGCGAGAAGCTGGATGTCCGGTATCTGCGGCCCGCACCGGCTGGTCAGCACGACGCCCGAGCGCATCCGTTTTCATCACACGGCCAACACCTTCAAGTCGATGGCCACCACCCTTGGCACTATCGAATACGGCACTGACGTCACCATCGACATCGAAGACCCCGAGCACTTCAGCAGCTACAGCCTGAGCCTGCCGCTGTCGGGCGAGCAGGAGTTGAGCAAGGACGGCAGCGTGGTCAGGTCCGATCGTGACCAGGGGGTGATTATCTCGCCGTATGAAAACCAGTTGCTGGCGATCTCCGGCGACTGCCGCAAGGTCCAGGTGGTGATCACCCGCGTGGCCATGAGCGAATCGCTGGAGAACCTGCTGCAGCGCCCGGTGGATATGCCACTGCGATTCGAACCGGTGATGGACGCGGTCGGCGGGGCATCGGCCTCGTGGTGGCGCATGGCGCGCTACTTCATCGAGGAGCTTGAGCGCAGCAGCGAACTGTATGACCAAGTGGCGTTTACCCGGGATATCGAAAGCTCGCTGATCAAGGGCCTGATCCTCGCCCAGCCGAACAACTACTCGGAAGAACTGCGGCAGGTGCTGGGCGTGAAGCTGCCGCACTACCTGATCCGGGCCCGGCAATACATCCACGACAACGCCCGCGAGGCCCTGCATCTGGAAGACATCGAAGCGGCGGCCGGCGTGTCGCGCTTCAAGTTGTTCGAAGCCTTCAGGAAGTACTTCGCCCTGTCGCCGATGGCCTATCTGAAGAAGCACCGCTTGAATGCGGTGCGCCAGGAAATTCTCGAACAGGGTTCGGCGCGCAATATCTCCGCGATCGCCATGGGGTGGGGCTTCACCCACCTGGGGCGTTTTTCCGCCGAGTACCGCAAGCTGTTCGACGAATCCCCCAGCATGACCTTGCAACGCCACGACGCCCGGCGCATGCGCGGGTACTAA
- the mmsB gene encoding 3-hydroxyisobutyrate dehydrogenase — protein MKIAFIGLGNMGAPMARNLIKAGHSLKLVDLNKAVLAELEQLGGSISPSAREAAQGAELVITMLPAAVHVRSVWLGEDGVLAGIGKGVPAVDCSTIDPQTARDVAAAAAKQGVAMADAPVSGGTGGAAAGTLTFMVGATAELFATLQPVLAQMGRNIVHCGEVGTGQIAKICNNLLLGISMVGVSEAMALGDALGIDTKVLAGIINSSTGRCWSSEVYNPWPGIVETAPASRGYTGGFGAELMLKDLGLATEAARQAHQPVVLGAVAQQLYQAMSLRGEGGNDFSAIINSYRKPL, from the coding sequence ATGAAAATCGCTTTTATCGGTCTGGGCAACATGGGCGCGCCGATGGCGCGCAACCTGATCAAGGCCGGTCACTCGCTCAAGCTGGTGGACCTGAACAAAGCCGTGCTGGCGGAGCTGGAGCAATTGGGCGGCAGCATCAGCCCTTCGGCCCGCGAAGCGGCACAGGGCGCGGAACTGGTGATCACCATGTTGCCGGCCGCCGTGCATGTGCGCAGCGTCTGGCTGGGTGAAGATGGCGTGCTCGCCGGCATCGGCAAAGGCGTGCCGGCGGTGGATTGCAGCACCATCGATCCACAGACCGCCCGCGATGTGGCGGCCGCCGCAGCCAAGCAAGGCGTGGCCATGGCTGATGCGCCGGTGTCCGGAGGTACCGGTGGTGCGGCAGCCGGGACGCTCACCTTCATGGTCGGCGCCACCGCCGAACTGTTCGCCACCCTGCAACCGGTGCTGGCGCAGATGGGCCGCAATATCGTGCATTGCGGCGAAGTCGGTACCGGGCAGATCGCCAAGATCTGCAACAACCTGCTGCTGGGGATTTCCATGGTCGGTGTCAGCGAAGCCATGGCGCTGGGTGATGCCCTGGGCATCGACACCAAGGTGCTGGCGGGCATCATCAACAGCTCCACCGGGCGTTGCTGGAGTTCGGAGGTGTACAACCCCTGGCCGGGTATCGTCGAAACGGCGCCAGCTTCGCGCGGTTACACCGGTGGTTTCGGTGCCGAGCTGATGCTCAAGGATCTGGGGCTGGCCACGGAAGCGGCGCGACAGGCGCACCAGCCGGTGGTGCTTGGCGCGGTGGCCCAGCAGCTGTATCAGGCGATGAGTTTGCGGGGTGAGGGCGGTAACGACTTCTCGGCGATCATCAACAGCTATCGCAAACCGTTGTAG
- the antC gene encoding anthranilate 1,2-dioxygenase electron transfer component AntC yields MTHKVAFSFADGKTLFFPVQPNEILLDAALRNGINIPLDCREGVCGTCQGRCESGDYSQDYVDEEALSSHDLQQRKMLTCQTRVKSDAAFYFDFASSLCNASGPERLSAKVTGVSQVSNSTAILHLDLGSDTQALDFLPGQYARLRIPGTENMRSYSFANRPGSSNQLQFLIRLLPEGVMSDYIRERCRVGDEIALEAPLGAFYLRHVTRPLILVAGGTGLSALLGMLDELAERDCGQPVHLYYGVRDAADLCEQQRIAAYAERIPGFRYTAVVSDPSPQWTGKRGYIAEHFDASELRDTEADMYVCGPPPMVESIKTWLQEQALENLHLYYEKFTESNI; encoded by the coding sequence ATGACTCACAAAGTAGCGTTCAGCTTTGCCGACGGCAAAACCCTGTTCTTTCCCGTGCAGCCCAATGAAATCCTGCTCGACGCCGCCCTGCGCAATGGCATCAACATTCCCCTCGATTGCCGCGAAGGCGTTTGCGGCACCTGTCAGGGCCGCTGCGAATCCGGCGACTACAGCCAGGATTACGTGGACGAGGAAGCGCTCTCCAGCCACGACCTGCAACAGCGCAAAATGCTCACCTGCCAGACCCGGGTGAAATCGGATGCCGCGTTCTATTTCGACTTCGCCTCCAGCCTGTGCAACGCCAGCGGTCCTGAGCGGCTGAGCGCGAAGGTCACCGGCGTCAGTCAGGTATCGAACAGCACGGCGATCCTGCATTTGGATCTGGGCAGCGACACGCAAGCGTTGGACTTCCTGCCGGGGCAATACGCACGGCTGCGGATCCCCGGCACCGAGAACATGCGCTCCTATTCGTTCGCCAACCGACCGGGCAGCAGCAATCAATTGCAGTTTCTGATTCGCCTGCTGCCCGAAGGCGTGATGAGCGACTACATCCGCGAACGCTGCCGGGTCGGTGATGAAATCGCCCTGGAAGCGCCGCTGGGCGCCTTTTATCTTCGCCACGTCACCCGGCCGCTGATTCTGGTGGCGGGCGGTACCGGACTGTCGGCGTTGCTGGGGATGCTCGATGAGTTGGCCGAGCGCGACTGCGGGCAACCGGTGCATCTGTATTACGGGGTGCGGGACGCCGCCGATCTGTGCGAACAGCAACGCATCGCCGCCTACGCCGAACGCATCCCGGGGTTTCGCTACACCGCCGTGGTCAGCGACCCGTCACCGCAATGGACCGGCAAACGTGGCTACATCGCCGAGCATTTCGATGCCAGCGAACTGCGCGATACCGAGGCGGACATGTATGTCTGCGGCCCGCCACCGATGGTGGAATCGATCAAGACCTGGCTACAGGAACAGGCGCTGGAAAACCTGCACCTGTATTACGAAAAGTTCACTGAGAGTAATATCTGA
- a CDS encoding Lrp/AsnC family transcriptional regulator: protein MNLDSTDLRILHQLQQDGRISNQELAEKVALSPSACLRRLRLLENEGIISGYRAVLNAERLGIELEAIVHVSLRQDVEDWHETFIAKVQSWPEVVTAYVITGASNYVLRVQARNLKHFSDFIVNHLNRTAGVTDIRSEIVLQKIKERDELLDLVVRK from the coding sequence ATGAATCTCGACTCGACAGACCTGCGCATCCTGCATCAACTGCAACAGGACGGGCGTATCAGCAATCAGGAACTGGCGGAGAAAGTCGCCCTTTCACCTTCGGCTTGTCTGCGCCGCCTGCGCCTGCTGGAAAACGAGGGGATCATCAGCGGCTATCGCGCCGTACTGAATGCCGAACGGCTGGGCATCGAGCTGGAGGCCATCGTCCATGTGTCGTTGCGACAGGACGTGGAGGACTGGCACGAGACCTTCATCGCGAAGGTCCAGTCATGGCCGGAAGTGGTCACCGCCTATGTGATCACGGGGGCGAGCAACTATGTGCTGCGGGTCCAGGCGCGCAACCTCAAGCACTTCTCCGATTTCATCGTCAACCACTTGAACCGCACGGCGGGTGTCACCGATATCCGTTCGGAAATCGTCCTGCAGAAAATCAAGGAGCGGGACGAGTTGCTGGATCTGGTGGTGCGCAAGTAA
- a CDS encoding GlxA family transcriptional regulator — MSSRPTLPDGKPTQCIGFLLLDQFTLISLASAVEPLRMANQLSGRELYRWHTFSLGGQPVWASDGVPITPDASWDKPWVADTVIVCGGVGIQSVVTREHITWLKALARQSRLLGGICTGSWALARAGLLDGYECSVHWEFLAAMQEAFPRVSMSASLFTLDRNRFTSSGGTAPMDMMLHLIGRDHGRELSAAISEMFVYERIRNEQDHQRVPLKHVLGTHQPKLQEIVALMEANLEEPIDLDHLADYVELSRRQLERLFQKYLHCTPSRYYLRLRLIRARQLLKQTSMSLIELATVCGFVSTPHFSKCYREHFGVPPSDERAGSEMSRKPAVLALAQPASARPLTALEQARNESTFASVRMPDRTGS; from the coding sequence ATGTCATCAAGGCCCACCCTGCCGGACGGCAAGCCGACTCAATGCATCGGCTTTCTGTTGCTGGATCAATTCACCCTGATTTCCCTGGCCTCAGCCGTGGAGCCGTTGCGCATGGCCAATCAGTTGTCGGGGCGGGAGCTCTATCGCTGGCACACGTTCAGCCTCGGTGGCCAGCCCGTCTGGGCCAGCGACGGCGTGCCGATCACCCCGGATGCGTCCTGGGACAAGCCCTGGGTGGCCGACACGGTGATCGTCTGCGGCGGCGTTGGCATCCAGAGTGTGGTCACCCGCGAGCACATCACCTGGCTCAAGGCCCTGGCGCGTCAATCTCGGCTGCTTGGAGGGATCTGCACCGGGAGCTGGGCACTGGCCAGAGCCGGCCTGCTCGACGGATACGAATGCAGTGTGCATTGGGAATTCCTGGCGGCCATGCAGGAAGCTTTTCCGCGGGTCAGCATGAGCGCGAGTCTGTTTACCCTGGACCGCAACCGGTTCACCAGCTCCGGCGGCACGGCACCCATGGACATGATGCTGCACCTGATCGGTCGCGATCATGGCCGTGAGTTGTCGGCGGCCATTTCGGAGATGTTTGTCTACGAGCGCATCCGCAACGAGCAGGACCATCAGCGCGTGCCGCTCAAGCACGTGCTGGGCACTCATCAGCCCAAGCTGCAAGAGATCGTCGCGTTGATGGAGGCCAACCTCGAGGAGCCGATCGACCTGGATCACCTGGCCGATTATGTGGAGCTGTCACGAAGGCAGCTGGAGCGGCTGTTCCAGAAATACCTCCACTGCACACCCTCGCGTTACTACCTCAGATTGCGCCTGATCCGGGCGCGGCAATTGCTCAAGCAAACGTCGATGTCGCTGATTGAACTGGCAACGGTCTGCGGTTTCGTGTCCACGCCGCACTTTTCCAAATGCTATCGCGAGCACTTCGGCGTTCCACCGAGTGATGAGCGGGCGGGCTCGGAAATGAGTCGCAAGCCGGCGGTGCTTGCCCTTGCTCAGCCGGCATCGGCAAGACCGCTGACGGCCCTGGAGCAGGCGCGAAACGAGTCGACGTTTGCCAGCGTGCGGATGCCGGATCGAACCGGGTCATGA